CCTGATCCACGTGGGGTATGCTCACGCGTTTGAACGCGGGGTTATTGTCAAACGCGGGCCCATACTTGGAGCCTCGCACCTGACCCACAACCATGCCGGCAAAATCTTCGAGGCGCTCGAATGTATGGGGGTTGTCTGCCAGCACCACGATGACCACGGGCACAGAGAGCACCTGCCCCAGTGATGTGGCGACTTCATCGGCCATAGGGCTTTTGAACATGACCGCCACATCGGCACTGCCCGATGCGACCGCGTGGATCACCCGCGGGTAGGGTTGGAGGTGATTCTGGTAAGCAATGCCGGCACGCTCGAACAGGCTGCGCTGAAAATCCACCAGCATGCCCTGCATAGTGCCCTGATCGTCCATAAAACCCCAGGGTTCCACATCTGAAGTCACTACCCGCGGGGTCGGGAAGGGCACCGTATCCGACACTGCGCCGGCGCCTTGCTGTTCCGGCGATTTACTGCAGGCGACCAGCGCAACACAGCAGGCCAGCAACAGGTAAACGATGGCCCGTGGCCCGGTGAATCGGTCAGAATGCTTGGACTGTGCCACTTGACTGAAAACGGCTTGGGCGGGCATACCGCGGTTTTCCTCTCGCTCAGCTGCGATAGCGCGTACCGGTTGGGGAATGGCGCTGGCTATTCGTTATTATGTAAAGACTAGCTGATAATAACCATGCAACACTTTATTGCCCAGTTCGATGGCGTACTCAATACCGATCAATGCAACAGTCTGATCGCCCGTTTTCAGCAGGATACCGCCCGCACGCCCGGGCGCACCGGCGCGGGTGTGGATATTGCGAAAAAAGACAGTACCGACCTCTACTTGTCCGGTTTGCCCCATTGGGCGGACGTTTGCGCGGATTTGAACCAGCTGCTGCTGCGCGCAGTGATGCAATATGCGCGCGCATTTCCCCACTTGTTGGTGGGCGCGCTGTCGCCAAAAGTTCTGAATGCGGCCGGCCAGCCGGAAGACCTCCGGCCGGATCAGATACCGGCGTTACCCGATGCTGCGCTCGCCGGCATCGTGCAGTCCATGTATGCCTTTGATGACATCAACCTGCAATCCTACCGCGCCGGCACCGGTGGCTATCACCACTGGCACTCGGAGCATTACCCGCACCCCACAGATGCCAGTCAGCGCAGCTTGCGACGGGTTTTGTTGTGGCTCTTGTACCTCAATGATGTGGATAACGGCGGCGAAACGGAGTTTCTTTACCAGGGGGCAAAAGTCAGCCCCAAGGCCGGCCGGCTGGTGTTGGCACCCTGCGGTTTTACCCATACTCATCGCGGCTGCGTGCCCGTTTCCAATGACAAATATGTGCTCGCCAGCTGGGTCATGTTTAAAGAGGCCAAGGCGCTATATGGACAGTAGCCGGGTCTGACCATTCGGCCATGGCCGCCTGCAGGACATAAAAAACGGCCCCGAAGGGCCGTGCAAAGGAGGGGTAATGGTCTTGCTCAGGAGGCTTTTGCCAGGCTCACGGACTCTGTGTCTGCGTGCAGGGCTTCCAACCGGTCGCTTTCTTTCAACAGGTAGTCAAACGCTGCCAGTGATGCCTTGGCGCCTTCGCCCATGGCCACCACAATCTGCTTATAGGGCACGGTGGTCACATCGCCGCAGGCATAAATGCCGGGCTCTGAGGTTTGCCCGCGCGCATCGATGACAATTTCACCGAAGCGGGTTTTCTCCACCAGGTCACCCAGAAAACCGCTGTTGGGCACCAGGCCAATCTGTACAAATACGCCATGCAGGGGTTGCGTGCGGGTCTCGCCACTGGCGCGATCCTGATACACAATGCCGTCCACTTTGCCGTTGGCAGCGGTGATTTCCTGCGTGGCCACGTTGCGGAAAATGGTGATGTTGCTTTTGCTCTCCGCTTTTTCCACCAGCACCTTGTCCGCTTTCAACTCCGGCATGAATTCGAACACGGTCACCGATTTCACAATACCGGCCAGATCCAATGCCGCTTCGATGCCCGAGTTGCCGCCACCGATCACGGCCACGTCTTTGCCTTTGAAGAAGGGGCCGTCGCAGTGCGGGCAGTAGGCGACGCCGTTGCCGATATTTTCCTTTTCGCCGGGGATGCCCAGCTCGCGCCATTTGGCGCCGGTGGCAATGATCAGGGTTTTGGTGTGAATCACTTCTCCCGATGAGAGTGTCAGGGTTTTGATATCGCCCTTTTCCACAGCACTCACTTTGAGATGTTCTTTGACCGTGACCTCATAATCATTCAGGTGCTGCATCAGCGCGCCCGATAATTCCGGCCCGGTGGTTTTGGGTGTGCCGATCAGATTCTCGATGCCCATGGTGTCTTTCACCTGGCCACCGATGCGATCGGCAATCAATGTGACTTTCAGGCCTTTGCGCGCACTGTAGATGGCACTGCTGATGCCGGCTGGGCCACCACCAATGATGGTCACGTCCTGCAGTGGCAGCTGTTCGGCGTTGTTGCCGTCGGCCAGGTGCGGATAGCGGGCCAGCAGTTTTTCAATCAACTGGGCGGCGTCTACCTTGCCGTTGGCAAAGAGTTCGCCGTTCAGGTACACAGTGGGCACACCCTGAATGTCGCGCGCTTTGATCACGTCCTGAAACAGCCCGCCGTCAATCATCTCGGCGCGGATGTTCGGGTTAATTAGTGCGAACTGGTTCAGCGCCTGCACCACGTCCGGGCAGTTGTGGCAGGAAAGACTGATGAAGGCTTCAAAGTGCAGCGGCTCGTCCACGCGTGCCAGCATGGCCTTCAGGCTTTCATCGAGCTTCATGGGGGTGCCGGTGGCGTGCAATACCGCCAGTACCAGCGAATTGAATTCGTGGCCACTGGGGATGCCGGAAAATTCGATGCCGGTGTGCTCGCCGTCCACTTCAAGCGTGAAGGTCACGGGACTGCGAAGGCCGGCGTCCTGCTCGCGCAGGCTCAGGTGCTCGCTCACGCTTGCGAAGTCGTTAAGGAATGTCACCAGTTCGTCGCGCTTGGTGTGTTGACCGGTCTGCAGCACGAAAGCCACAGGTGTCGCAATGTTTGCGGTGTACTGGCTGAGGGCTGCCAGAATGTCTTTGCTGATCATGACCTTCTCCTGAAAGTTAATTGGGTAAGTTTTTGTCCGAATCTTTGGATAGCCACGGCGGTGCCCTGGCTATGCAGAGATCGCCGGGGCCGGGGCCCCGGACAATGTTTTGCGTTTAGATCTTGCCCACCAGGTCCAGTGAAGGCGCCAGTGTGGTTTCGCCTTCTTTCCAGGCGGCGGGGCAGACTTCGCCCGGGTGATTGGCCACGTACTGGGCCGCTTTCACCTTGCGCAGCAGGTCTTCGGCGTCGCGGCCGATACCTTCGGCGGTGATTTCCATGGCCTGAATCACACCGTTGGGGTCAACCACGAAGGTGCCGCGGTCAGCCAGGCCCTGCTCTTCGCGCATCACGTCGAAGTTGCGGGTAATGCGGCCAGTCGGGTCGCCGATCATGGTGTACTGGATCTTGCCGATGGTCTCGGAGCTGTCGTGCCAGGCTTTGTGGGTGAAGTGGGTGTCGGTGGACACCGAGTAAATCTCCACGCCACGCTTCTGGAACTCGTCGTAGTGGTCCGCCAGGTCGCCCAACTCGGTGGGGCACACAAAGGTGAAATCCGCCGGGTAGAAGAAAAACACGCTCCACTTGCCTTCGAGGTCTTTGTCGCTCACTTCGATGAATTCACCGTTTTTGAACGCCTGAGCGGTAAAAGGTTTGATCTGGGTATTGATAAGTGCCATGTGAAAATCTCCTTGAGTCGGTTGTGTTTTGGCAACGGGGTCTAATGTAGGGAATTCCCTTGTTTCGGTAAATTTGATTAAATTGGACGTGTCGTTCACTTAAATGGATCAAGGCGATGATCAGTCTCAAACAGCTCCATTACGCACTGGCCGTGGGCGAGCACCTGCATTTCCGCAAGGCGGCCGAGGCCTGCCACGTGAGTCAGTCGGCCTTGAGCTCGGCGTTATCTGAGCTGGAGAAGCAGTTAGGCGTGCAGCTGTTCGAGCGGGACAATAAAAAAGTGCTGGTCACCCCCGAGGGGCAGGAATTACTCAAACGGGCCAGGCGCATCCTGCTGGACGTGGACAGCCTGACCCAGCTGGCGCACAGCGCCCAGGGGCCGCTGAAGTTCCCCATGAGCGTGGGGGTGATCCCCACCATCTGCCCTTATCTGCTGCCCAATCTGCTGCCCTGTCTGCAGGCTGCGCACCCGGAGTTTGAGCTGACCGTGGTGGAAGAGCAGTCGGCGGATCTGGTGGACCGGGTCCGCAACGGCGAAATCGATGCCGCCATACTGGCGTTGCCCTATGAACACGAGGGCCTTTTGGCGTTTGAATTCTGGCAGGAAGATTTTTACTGGGTGGCGCACAAAACCCAGGTGAAATCCGGCTTGCGGGAAGTGGCCAGCAAGGAGCTGGAACAGGCCAAGCTGATGCTGCTGAAAGAGGGCCATTGCCTGAAGGACCACATTATCGATGCCTGCAAACTGGGCAAACAAACGGCGAATCAGGGCTTTGGCGCCACCAGCCTGAATACCCTGATCCAGATGGTCACCGGCAAACTGGGTTCTACCCTGGTGCCGGCCATGGCGCTGGATTCGCTCCTGGGCCACCACCCGGAACTGGTGGCGGTACACCTGAAGGAGCCGGGCCCACACCGACGCATCGCCTTTTTGGTTCGGCCCAATTACGCACGGGTGGAGGATGTGCAGATCCTGATGAAACTGTGTGAGCAAGCGCTGTCCGCTTGAGTCGGCTAATTGGCACAAGTTTTTACACGGATTGTCCAGAATACCCTGTAAAAATGCCGCGCCCACTTCGCGCAGCAGCGGGTGCAATGCTATCCTTGCGCCCCATTCGTTACTGTTGAAACCTTTCGTTTACCGATAGGAAGACAGGTGACACGCCAACCAGCCAGAGAGTTGCAATGACCGAAGATCGTCAGACCCCCAGCCGCCATCCCGCCCTCGATTATCACGAGTTCCCCAAGCCCGGCAAACTTGAGATCCGAGCCACCAAGCCCATGGCCAATGGCCGTGATCTGGCCCGCGCCTACTCGCCTGGCGTGGCTGAAGCCTGTATGGAAATCAGCAAAAGTCCGGTGGAGGTCAGCCGTTATACCGCGCGCGGTAATCTGGTGGCGGTGGTCAGCAACGGCACGGCGGTGTTGGGTCTGGGCAATATCGGCCCGTTGGCGTCCAAACCGGTAATGGAAGGCAAAGCGGTGTTGTTCAAAAAGTTCGCCAATATCGATTGCTTCGACATAGAGGTGAACGAGTCCGATCCGGTGAAGCTGGCTGAAATTGTTGCATCACTGGAGCCCACGTTTGGTGCAATCAACCTGGAAGATATCAAAGCCCCCGATTGCTTTATCGTGGAAAAATTGTGCCGGGAAAAAATGAACATTCCGGTGTTTCACGATGACCAGCACGGCACTGCGATCGTGGTGGGCGCGGCGGCCACCAATGCCCTGCACGTGGTGGGCAAGAAATTTGAAGACATCAAAATTGTTTCCACCGGCGGTGGTGCCGCCGGTATTGCCTGTCTGAACATGCTGCTGAAACTGGGTGTGAAGCGCGAAAATGTCTGGCTGTGTGATCTGGATGGATTGGTGTACCAAGGTCGCACCACGCAAATGACCGAACAGAAAGCGGCCTATGCACAGGCGTCGGATTTGCGCACGCTGGATCAGGTGATTGAAGGCGCGGATCTGTTTTTGGGGCTTTCAGGTCCCGGTGTGCTGAAGCCCGAGATGGTGAAAAAAATGGCCGCCAAGCCAGTGATTTTTGCTCTCGCCAATCCAACCCCGGAAATCATGCCCGACCAGGTGCGCGCCGTGGCACCCGATGCCATCATCGCTACCGGCCGTTCGGATTATCCCAATCAGGTCAATAATGTTCTGTGCTTCCCGTTTATTTTCCGGGGCGCACTGGATGTGGGTGCCACCGAAATCAACGACGCCATGCAGATTGGTTGCGTGGAAGGGATTGCGGCGCTGGCGCGTGCCACCACCAGCGCGGAAGCGGCGGCGGCCTATGAAGGCGAAAACCTCACCTTTGGCGCCGAGTATCTGATTCCCAAGCCGTTTGATCCACGCCTGCTGGCCACCGTCGCGGGTGCAGTGGCAAAAGCCGCGATGGAAACCGGTGTCGCCACCCGGCCATTGCCTGATCTGAAGAGCTACAAAGAATCGCTCAACCGCTCCGTATTCCGCTCGGCGTTCATTATGAAGCCGGTGTTTGAAGTGGCCCGGGCCGCCAAGCAGCGCATAATTTTTGCGGAAGGCGAAGATGAAAGGGTACTGCGTGCAGCCCAGGCCATGCTCGAAGAGGGTACCGGCAAACCGATTCTGATTGGCCGGCCCGATGTGGTAGAAGACCGCTGTGAAAAATTCGGCTTGTCGGTTAAACCCGGGCGCGATTTTCATCTGGTCAACCCGGAGCACGACGACCGCTTCCGCGACTATTGGAGCACTTACCACGAACTGATGCAGCGCCGGGGTGTGACCCCCGATCTGGCCAAAGCGGTGATGCGTACCAACACCACCGCCATCGCCGCCGTGGCGGTACACCGGGGCGATGCAGACTCCATGATCTGCGGTACCTTTGGTCAGTATCTGTGGCATTTGAACTACATTGAGCAGATTCTGGGTGATGCCAAGCGCCAACCCCAGGGCGCATTGTCGCTCATGCTGATTGAACAGGGTCCGCTGTTTATTGCCGATACCCACGTATTCCCCGAACCCACGGCCGAACAGGTGGCGGCCATTGCTGTGGCCGCTGCGCGCCATGTGCGACGCTTCGGCCTTGAGCCGCGCATTGCGCTGTGTTCGCAAAGCCAGTTTGGCAATATGCAATCGCGTTCCGGCCAGACCATGCGCGATGCCATTGCCCTGTTGGACAGTGTGCCGAGGGATTTTGCCTATGAGGGTGAAATGACACTGGACCTGGCACTCGATCCTGCCCTGCGTGAACGCATC
This region of Simiduia agarivorans SA1 = DSM 21679 genomic DNA includes:
- the ahpF gene encoding alkyl hydroperoxide reductase subunit F; amino-acid sequence: MISKDILAALSQYTANIATPVAFVLQTGQHTKRDELVTFLNDFASVSEHLSLREQDAGLRSPVTFTLEVDGEHTGIEFSGIPSGHEFNSLVLAVLHATGTPMKLDESLKAMLARVDEPLHFEAFISLSCHNCPDVVQALNQFALINPNIRAEMIDGGLFQDVIKARDIQGVPTVYLNGELFANGKVDAAQLIEKLLARYPHLADGNNAEQLPLQDVTIIGGGPAGISSAIYSARKGLKVTLIADRIGGQVKDTMGIENLIGTPKTTGPELSGALMQHLNDYEVTVKEHLKVSAVEKGDIKTLTLSSGEVIHTKTLIIATGAKWRELGIPGEKENIGNGVAYCPHCDGPFFKGKDVAVIGGGNSGIEAALDLAGIVKSVTVFEFMPELKADKVLVEKAESKSNITIFRNVATQEITAANGKVDGIVYQDRASGETRTQPLHGVFVQIGLVPNSGFLGDLVEKTRFGEIVIDARGQTSEPGIYACGDVTTVPYKQIVVAMGEGAKASLAAFDYLLKESDRLEALHADTESVSLAKAS
- a CDS encoding NADP-dependent malic enzyme, whose translation is MTEDRQTPSRHPALDYHEFPKPGKLEIRATKPMANGRDLARAYSPGVAEACMEISKSPVEVSRYTARGNLVAVVSNGTAVLGLGNIGPLASKPVMEGKAVLFKKFANIDCFDIEVNESDPVKLAEIVASLEPTFGAINLEDIKAPDCFIVEKLCREKMNIPVFHDDQHGTAIVVGAAATNALHVVGKKFEDIKIVSTGGGAAGIACLNMLLKLGVKRENVWLCDLDGLVYQGRTTQMTEQKAAYAQASDLRTLDQVIEGADLFLGLSGPGVLKPEMVKKMAAKPVIFALANPTPEIMPDQVRAVAPDAIIATGRSDYPNQVNNVLCFPFIFRGALDVGATEINDAMQIGCVEGIAALARATTSAEAAAAYEGENLTFGAEYLIPKPFDPRLLATVAGAVAKAAMETGVATRPLPDLKSYKESLNRSVFRSAFIMKPVFEVARAAKQRIIFAEGEDERVLRAAQAMLEEGTGKPILIGRPDVVEDRCEKFGLSVKPGRDFHLVNPEHDDRFRDYWSTYHELMQRRGVTPDLAKAVMRTNTTAIAAVAVHRGDADSMICGTFGQYLWHLNYIEQILGDAKRQPQGALSLMLIEQGPLFIADTHVFPEPTAEQVAAIAVAAARHVRRFGLEPRIALCSQSQFGNMQSRSGQTMRDAIALLDSVPRDFAYEGEMTLDLALDPALRERIFPNARFEGAANVLLFANADAASTARNMLKTCANGLEVGPILMGMANRAHIVTPTITARGLLNISALAGTPVQNYG
- a CDS encoding 2OG-Fe(II) oxygenase; protein product: MQHFIAQFDGVLNTDQCNSLIARFQQDTARTPGRTGAGVDIAKKDSTDLYLSGLPHWADVCADLNQLLLRAVMQYARAFPHLLVGALSPKVLNAAGQPEDLRPDQIPALPDAALAGIVQSMYAFDDINLQSYRAGTGGYHHWHSEHYPHPTDASQRSLRRVLLWLLYLNDVDNGGETEFLYQGAKVSPKAGRLVLAPCGFTHTHRGCVPVSNDKYVLASWVMFKEAKALYGQ
- a CDS encoding substrate-binding periplasmic protein; its protein translation is MPAQAVFSQVAQSKHSDRFTGPRAIVYLLLACCVALVACSKSPEQQGAGAVSDTVPFPTPRVVTSDVEPWGFMDDQGTMQGMLVDFQRSLFERAGIAYQNHLQPYPRVIHAVASGSADVAVMFKSPMADEVATSLGQVLSVPVVIVVLADNPHTFERLEDFAGMVVGQVRGSKYGPAFDNNPAFKRVSIPHVDQALRMLKAGRIDAMASTKQSLLFAMHATGFAGDQLRIALPLFDVSADLYVSHKAANAPWVAPLRDALAAMRADGTLTPSFYQSPFWPYFELCFAGQQCIATQ
- the ahpC gene encoding alkyl hydroperoxide reductase subunit C, which gives rise to MALINTQIKPFTAQAFKNGEFIEVSDKDLEGKWSVFFFYPADFTFVCPTELGDLADHYDEFQKRGVEIYSVSTDTHFTHKAWHDSSETIGKIQYTMIGDPTGRITRNFDVMREEQGLADRGTFVVDPNGVIQAMEITAEGIGRDAEDLLRKVKAAQYVANHPGEVCPAAWKEGETTLAPSLDLVGKI
- a CDS encoding hydrogen peroxide-inducible genes activator, with the translated sequence MISLKQLHYALAVGEHLHFRKAAEACHVSQSALSSALSELEKQLGVQLFERDNKKVLVTPEGQELLKRARRILLDVDSLTQLAHSAQGPLKFPMSVGVIPTICPYLLPNLLPCLQAAHPEFELTVVEEQSADLVDRVRNGEIDAAILALPYEHEGLLAFEFWQEDFYWVAHKTQVKSGLREVASKELEQAKLMLLKEGHCLKDHIIDACKLGKQTANQGFGATSLNTLIQMVTGKLGSTLVPAMALDSLLGHHPELVAVHLKEPGPHRRIAFLVRPNYARVEDVQILMKLCEQALSA